CCTTCCCGCCGCGGTGCGCCGACAGCGTTTCGGCGCACCCTCCGCTGGCACTACCGGTGCGAATTCTGTACGATGGCGCCGGAAACAAGCAGCTATGAATAAGACGATACGGACGGCAATCATCGGCTTCGGGGCGATCGGCAAGGCGCACGCGGCGAGTCTTGGCCGATCGGCTGACTTTGCCCTGACCGTCTGCGCCGATCCGAACATCGAGCAACTGTGGGCCGAAGGGCTCGACCCGTCCGTGCACCTGTACGCGGACGCCGCCGGGATGCTGGCCTCCGAACCGCTCGACGCGGTGATTGTGGCCAGCCCGCACCATCTGCACCACGAGCACACGCTGGCCGCTCTGGAGGCCGGCTGCCACGTGATGGTCGAAAAGCCGATGGCGATCG
The sequence above is drawn from the Phycisphaerae bacterium genome and encodes:
- a CDS encoding Gfo/Idh/MocA family oxidoreductase, whose protein sequence is MNKTIRTAIIGFGAIGKAHAASLGRSADFALTVCADPNIEQLWAEGLDPSVHLYADAAGMLASEPLDAVIVASPHHLHHEHTLAALEAGCHVMVEKPMAI